The following is a genomic window from Candidatus Tanganyikabacteria bacterium.
GAAGCCGCCCGCCACGTAGGCCTCGGCGTCACGGTACGCCGCGGTCAGGACTCGCTCGAGCGAACCGCCCCACGCCGGGGAGCCCGGCAATGGCAGCAGGTGCACGACCCCGATCAAGGGAAACGGCGCGGTAAACGGGGCGAGAGTCGGCATCACTCCTCCTCCTCGGCGTGCCCGGGGGCCTCGCGGGAGGCGCGGGCCGGCGCCTCGACCATCACGGCCTTGGCCGACGGTAGGCGCACCTGGCGCTCGTCCTCGGCGAGTTCGACCCGGAGGAACTCGTTGAACGGCTCCTGCGCGATCACCTTGGCCAGGCCGTCTGGCGTGCGCACGGTGGCGCCCACCATGGGCAGATCGTGCTTGATGTCGAGGTACATCTCGTGCTCGTACGCCAGGCAGCACTTGAGGCGGCCGCACATGCCCGAGAGCTTGGTGGGGTTGAGCGGGAGGTTCTGGTCCTTGGCCAGCTTGATGGTGATCGGCATGAACTCCTTGAGGAAGGTCGAGCAGCAGAGTTCCTTCCCGCAGGCGCCCACGCCGCCCAGAAGCCTGGCCTCGTCCCGCACGCCGATCTGGCGCAGGTCGATGCGCGTCCGGCGGAAGGTGGCCGTGAGATCCTTGAGCAATTCGCGGAAGTCCACGCGGCCATCGGCGGTGTAGTAGAAGGTCAGCCGCGCGAAATCGAAGGTGTAGACCGTGTCGGTGAGCCGCATTCCCAGGCCGTGGGCGGCGACCTTCTCGGCGCAGGTGCGGTGCGCCTTGGCCTCTTCCCGCCATTTCGTCTCCATCTGGATCATGTCCGCCCGGGTCGCCTTGCGGACGAGCTTGACGGTGCCCGCCTCGGCCAGCTGGGACGCGACGAGATCGGAGATCAGGACCGCAGGGCCGCAATCCAGCCCGCGCTCGGTCTCGTAGACCACGAAGTCGCCCCGCGAGACACCCTCGGGTACCGGGTCGAGGTAGCGGATGTCTCCCACGCGGAGCCGCAGCGCCAGCTTCATGTGAGCGCGATCTCCCGCGCGGTGACGGCCCAGGTCAACTTGGGGCTGGCGCCCGCGTGCAGGCGCTGCCGCGAGGCGTCGAGCAGGCCCAGGATCCGGAACCAGGCATCGGGAGATCGC
Proteins encoded in this region:
- a CDS encoding stage 0 sporulation protein — translated: MKLALRLRVGDIRYLDPVPEGVSRGDFVVYETERGLDCGPAVLISDLVASQLAEAGTVKLVRKATRADMIQMETKWREEAKAHRTCAEKVAAHGLGMRLTDTVYTFDFARLTFYYTADGRVDFRELLKDLTATFRRTRIDLRQIGVRDEARLLGGVGACGKELCCSTFLKEFMPITIKLAKDQNLPLNPTKLSGMCGRLKCCLAYEHEMYLDIKHDLPMVGATVRTPDGLAKVIAQEPFNEFLRVELAEDERQVRLPSAKAVMVEAPARASREAPGHAEEEE